The sequence CGGTCACCGTGGTCGATGTCGGCGTGGCCACCGCACTCCCGGTCGACCCGGCGTCCCTGGGCCTCCCGGTCGACCCGGTGGCTCCCGTGGGCCTCCCGGCCGGCCCCCGCCTGGTCGCCGCGAACGTGCGCGCCGGCACTCGCGACATGACGGTCACCGCCGCGCTCACCAGCGACGAGGCTCGGGCGGCGGTGGAGATCGGCATCCGGGTCGCCGGGGAGCTGATCGACGGCGGGGCGGGCATCCTGCTGACCGGGGACATGGGCATCGGCAACACCACCCCGGCCGCCGCGCTGGTCGCCGCGTTCACCGGGGCCGACCCGGCCGAGGTGACCGGACGGGGCACCGGGGTCGACGACGCGACGTACGCGCGGAAGGTCGCCGTCGTACGGGCCGCGCTTGACCGGCACGCGCCCGATCCGGCCGACCCGCTCGGCGTGCTGGCCGCGGTCGGCGGGCTGGAGCACGCGGCGTTGGCCGGGCTGGTCCTGGGCGCCGCCGCCCGCCGGGTGCCGGTGCTGCTGGACGGGGTGATCGCGGTCAGCGGCGCGCTGGCCGCCGCCGCGTTCGCGCCGGACGCGGTCGGGGCGATGGTCGCCGGGCACCGCTCCGCCGAACCGGGGGCCACCGTGGCCCTGCGGCACCTCGGCCTCGATCCGCTGATCGACCTCGGGCTGCGTCTTGGCGAGGGGACCGGCGCGCTGCTCGCCCTCCCGGTCGTCACCGGCGCGGTCCGGGTGCTGCACGAGGTGGCCACCTTCGACTCGGCCGGGGTGGCCGAGAAGTGATTGGGCAGAGCGAGCGCGGCGTGAGCGAGCGGAGCGAGCGAACCATTCGGCTCAGCAGCGTGGCGCCTCGCGCCGCCGCCGAGCGGAGCGAGGTGGCGGCGTGAGCGGCAACCCGTATCCCCTCGGGCTCCGGCTGGCCGGCCGGCGGGTGGTCGTGGTGGGCGGGGGAGCGGTGGCCACCCGGCGGGTGCCGGCACTGCTCGACGCCGGGGCGGACGTCCTCCTGGTCGCGCCGGAGCTGACCCCGGCCCTGCGGGCCCATGCCGACGCCGGCCGGCTGCGCTGGGAGCCGCGCCGTTTCGTCCCCGCCGACCTGGACGGCGCCTGGCTGGTCCAGGTGGCCGTCGACGACCGGGCCGCCGCGGCCGAGGTCAGCGCCGCCGCCGCCGAGCGCCGGATCTTCTGCGTACGCGCCGACGACCGGGCGGCGGCCACCGCGTGGACCCCGGCGGTGACCCGGCACGGCCCGGTCACCGTCGCCGTGCTCGGCGGCGGCGACCCCCGCCGCGCGATGACGGTCCGCGACGCCATCCGCACCCTGCTGGGTGCAAGGAAGGGCTTCTTGTCTGCGGAGCAGGGGCTCCCTGTTGACGCGGCCGGACGGGTGGCGCTGGTCGGGGCGGGGCCGGGCGATCCGGAGCTGATCACCGTGAAGGGATGGCGGCTGCTCACCGAGGCCGACGTGGTGGTCGCCGACCGCCTCGTCCCCGGGCTGCTGCTGGACGAGTTGCGCCCCGACGTCGAGCTGGTCGACGCCTCGAAGATCCCGTACGGGCCGTCCCGCACCCAGGAGGAGATCAACCGGATCCTGGTGGACCGGGCCCTGGCCGGCAAGGCCGTGGTCCGGCTCAAGGGCGGCGACCCGTACGTCTTCGGGCGGGGCGGCGAGGAGTTGCTGGCGTGCGCCGAGGCGGGCGTACCGGTGACCGTGGTTCCCGGGGTGACCAGCGCGATCGCCGTACCCGCCGGGGCCGGCGTGCCGGTCACCCACCGGGCGGTGGCGCACGAGTTCACGGTGGTCTCCGGGCACGTCGCGCCCGACTCGCCGGCCTCGCTCGTCCGCTGGGAGGCCCTCGCCGGCCTGCGCGGCACCCTGGTGATCCTGATGGGCCTGAAGAACCTCGCCGCGATCAGCGCCGCCCTGGTCGCCCACGGCCGCCCGGCGGACACCCCGGCGGCCGTGGTGCAGGAGGGCACCACCGTCGCCCAACGCACCCTCCGCTCGACCCTGGGCGCGGTGGCCACGGACGTGGCCGCCGCCGACCTCCGCCCACCCGCCATCGTCGTCATCGGCGACGTGGTCACCGCCCTGGAAGGCTGACCGGCCTCGATGCGGGGGCTCGCGCGGGCGCGGGTTGCCGCCTCAGCCGGCACATCGTCGGCTACCCGCTGTGGAGCTGATGTCGCAAACGACTCAGGCCGATGATTCGTTTGCGACATCAGCTCGAAAGGGAGCGCGGGGCGGTCCGACGGATTGCCCGGACACGACGGCGGCCCGAAACCTGTCGTCCCGGGCCGCCGTTGTCGTTGCTGGTCAGGTCACTGCTTGAGCATGTTGTCCAGCATCAGGGCGCAACGGATTAGCCCCAGGTGGCTGTACGCCTGCGGGTGGTTGCCCAGGCCGCGCTCGGCGAGCGGGTCGTACTGCTCGGGGAGCAGCCCGGTCGGGCCCGCCGTGTCGATCATCAGGGCGAACAGCTCCTCCGCGTCGGTACGCCGGCCGGTGCGCAGGTACGCCTCGATCAGCCACGCCGTGCAGATGTGGAAGCCACCCTCCCGGCCGGGCAGGCCGTCGTCCCAGTGGTACCGGTAGACCACCGGGCCGCTGCGCAGATCCGCCTCGATCTTGAGCACGGTCGACAGGAAACGCGGGTCGTCCCCCGGGAGCAGGCCGGACAGGCCGATCCAGAGGGACGAGGCGTCCATGTCCTCGTGCCCGTACGCGACGCTGTACGCCTCGGCCTCCTCGTGCCAGCCGTGCTCGAGCACGTTGGCGCCGATCCGGTCGCGCAGCTCCACCCACTCCGGCCGGTCCTCACCGCCGTGCTGCCGCACCACGTGCAGCGCGCGGTCGACGGTCATCCACAGCATCACCTTCGAGTAGACGTGGTGCCGCGGGGGGAGGCGGGCCTCCCAGATGCCGTGGTCGGGCTCGTGCCAGCGGCGGCGGACCGCCTCGACCATGTTCTCCAGCACCCGCCACTCGTCGTCGCGGACCGAGCCCCGGGCGTCCGCCACGGCGGCGATCAGGTCGGCGACCGGGCCGAAGACGTCGAGCTGGAGCTGGTGGTTGGCGAGGTTGCCGACCCGGACCGGTCGGGAGCCGGCGTAGCCGGGCAGGGTGTCGATGACGGCCTCGGCGCCCAGCTCGTACCCGTCCACGGTGTAGAGCGGGTGGAGCCGCTCCGGGTGCCCGCCGGTGCGCTCGATCACGCCGTCGATCCAGCGCAGCAGCCCCTCCGCCTCCTCGGTCGAGCCGAGATCGACCAGCGCCCGGGCGGTCATCGCCGCGTCCCGCAGCCAGCAGTAGCGGTAGTCCCAGTTCCGGACGCCGCCCAGTTCCTCGGGCAGCGACGTGGTCGCCGCGGCGAGGATCGAGCCGGTCGTTTCGTGGCAGAGCCCGCGCAGGGTGAGGGCGCTGCGGGCGACCAGTTCCCGGGCGGTGCTCGGCAGCCGCAGCCCGGCGACCCAGTCCTTCCAGGGCTGCTCGGCGGCGGCCTGCCGCTCGTGGATCGGCACCCGGTGGTGCTCGAGGCTCTGTGTGCCGAAGCGCAGCTCCAGCACCACCTGACCGCCGGCGGCGGAGAGGTCCACCACGGCGCGGGCGCTCTCGTACCCGCCGTCGTTGGTGACGTCCCACTCCACGCCGGGGGAGTAGAGCGCGACCGGCTCGTTGGAGCCGAGCACCAGCAGCCCGTCGTCCAGCGGCTGAAGCTGCACCGCCACCTGGCCGAA comes from Micromonospora viridifaciens and encodes:
- the cobT gene encoding nicotinate-nucleotide--dimethylbenzimidazole phosphoribosyltransferase, with the protein product MLEPTVAAIRPLDEAAMAAARDLQGRLTKPVGSLGALEPLSVRLAGLAGTCPPPLPEPAAVAVFAGDHGVHAQGVTPWPQEVTAQMVGNFLAGGAVVNAFARQAGASVTVVDVGVATALPVDPASLGLPVDPVAPVGLPAGPRLVAANVRAGTRDMTVTAALTSDEARAAVEIGIRVAGELIDGGAGILLTGDMGIGNTTPAAALVAAFTGADPAEVTGRGTGVDDATYARKVAVVRAALDRHAPDPADPLGVLAAVGGLEHAALAGLVLGAAARRVPVLLDGVIAVSGALAAAAFAPDAVGAMVAGHRSAEPGATVALRHLGLDPLIDLGLRLGEGTGALLALPVVTGAVRVLHEVATFDSAGVAEK
- the cobA gene encoding uroporphyrinogen-III C-methyltransferase; protein product: MSGNPYPLGLRLAGRRVVVVGGGAVATRRVPALLDAGADVLLVAPELTPALRAHADAGRLRWEPRRFVPADLDGAWLVQVAVDDRAAAAEVSAAAAERRIFCVRADDRAAATAWTPAVTRHGPVTVAVLGGGDPRRAMTVRDAIRTLLGARKGFLSAEQGLPVDAAGRVALVGAGPGDPELITVKGWRLLTEADVVVADRLVPGLLLDELRPDVELVDASKIPYGPSRTQEEINRILVDRALAGKAVVRLKGGDPYVFGRGGEELLACAEAGVPVTVVPGVTSAIAVPAGAGVPVTHRAVAHEFTVVSGHVAPDSPASLVRWEALAGLRGTLVILMGLKNLAAISAALVAHGRPADTPAAVVQEGTTVAQRTLRSTLGAVATDVAAADLRPPAIVVIGDVVTALEG
- the otsB gene encoding trehalose-phosphatase is translated as MDPELRAAIGRIARVPQLLIACDYDGTLAPIVEDPSKAVPLPESVAAIRALASMPQTTVAVVSGRALRDLAALSRLPSEVHLVGSHGSEFDIGFVERLSPELIAVRTRLRDALREIAAAHPGVRLERKPASVAMHTRGVDPQVAAAAIEAVRSGPATWPDVTVTQGKEVIELSVVATHKGTAVDQLRTQLAASAVLFIGDDVTDENAFGNLHGPDVGIKIGPGETRADYRVAEPIEAARALGLLLETRRHWLFGERAVPIERHSMLANGRTVALVTPEAKITWLCHPKPDSAAIFADLVGGSPAGHFTVGPERGGLPLGQRYRSGTMTVETRWSGLTVTDWLDLPAKETTPDGPAIVTGDSTLVRVLTGRGRARIDFAPRPEFGQVAVQLQPLDDGLLVLGSNEPVALYSPGVEWDVTNDGGYESARAVVDLSAAGGQVVLELRFGTQSLEHHRVPIHERQAAAEQPWKDWVAGLRLPSTARELVARSALTLRGLCHETTGSILAAATTSLPEELGGVRNWDYRYCWLRDAAMTARALVDLGSTEEAEGLLRWIDGVIERTGGHPERLHPLYTVDGYELGAEAVIDTLPGYAGSRPVRVGNLANHQLQLDVFGPVADLIAAVADARGSVRDDEWRVLENMVEAVRRRWHEPDHGIWEARLPPRHHVYSKVMLWMTVDRALHVVRQHGGEDRPEWVELRDRIGANVLEHGWHEEAEAYSVAYGHEDMDASSLWIGLSGLLPGDDPRFLSTVLKIEADLRSGPVVYRYHWDDGLPGREGGFHICTAWLIEAYLRTGRRTDAEELFALMIDTAGPTGLLPEQYDPLAERGLGNHPQAYSHLGLIRCALMLDNMLKQ